The following DNA comes from Triplophysa dalaica isolate WHDGS20190420 chromosome 5, ASM1584641v1, whole genome shotgun sequence.
CAGGTGTTCGGTCAATGTGTGTCCTGCAGCCTTCATACACACAGGTCCAGTCTCAGCATCATCTCTTTCCTCCGCTGTACGTTTTACAGTAAATCTTTTATCATGGATCAATGTtggaaaaatgactttatttatgTTGTCCTGGTTCTTTAAATGCAGGTCACTGTTACAGatgaagcagacacactctatCAGAAGCTGTCAGTGTTGGTCAAAGGTCATGATAGATCAGTGCTGGACAGCTATGAGTTTTTTGCCTCTTTGGCCGCCCAGGAGCTCGGTCTCGCTCTACAGAAAGTGTGAGTCCATTTCACTCTTAAGAATGCAGTTGTGATAGAAGCAAAAACTAAAAACTCCATCTGATGGCATACTCATATTGATTCTACAAATgtgttatttgcattttaacagATTTGAGCCACCTAAGCATATAGATAAGTTAACACTGCTAAAGTCGGTTcacatctttaagaaacacagAGTGCAATATGAGATGAGAACACATTACAGGTGTATTGAGGTGAGAGATCTGCTTTTCATATACGTCTGGTCATTTTCAACAGCATCCTTAGTCATTTTGAGCCACGTTTTAAGATGTTTACGATACTTGTTTTTTGAGTTTGCTCTCACAAAGTAATTTTGCTTATAATTGCGATATTCACTATTAACAGTTCCATCGAATCAGTTTGCCTGAAAATCACCATTTCACATAATGCTTGGCTCTAATGATGACATCTACGTTCAGATTTCTAGAATAACCGGGTCAACTGCACGGGTTTATCTGGAATATATTGAGCGTAATCTACCCGAGGGTGTCAGTATAGAGATCACTAAGGTAAATCTTATCAACCCTTTGTTACAGTTACACATCTTATTAAAATGAATCTAATGTGTGATTGTTCAACTCTACAGACTGCCATTGAGAAGATCCCAGAACACATCCAGAAACCGCTGTGGGAAGACAACAAACTGGAGCCGTCCAGTCCATGAGGGTCATATGAGGAGACGTCTGTCATGATATAACCTGCAGCATTTCAAAGAACTCCGAACCGACCCAAGGGGAACCTGATCTGATCTTAGATCAGTGCTGTGTATGTGAATAAAGGCCTCGAGTTAAGATGCATgtcacacatacatttttatacaactaacatatacattaaaaactgtaTAAACACAGAATGGGTTTtgctctttttattttatgtcaaaagcatggatgaaatcatttattgtaataaaattcAATATGTAAATGACATCTGCCAGATTTCATTAACTGCTTATTTTAATGTGAAGCATTATTTGAGGATGCAGAATGCTGGTGATACAGTGCGTCACATTATGCTATTGAAACAAGATATTTACTCACAAATGTTCAACTATTACAGTAGATCAGGCAACAGCACCTATTAGCAGAGATCACACCAGAAGAAATCCACGATGTGTATAGAAGAAAAAACAGCAAGCCCAAATGACCCAAGTCTTccctttaataaacacaaagagTGGCTGTTCGTATGAACGAATCAACCAGAAGAATGCGTCACTTACGTTCTGGCTTCAGCTCATGCATCTGCTCCTGTGGTTCTGTCTGCATCTGCGCAGTCCTGCAGCACCAATAAAATGACTGATTCCTCTGAACTCAAGCAGTCAAATGACCCGCACGCTCTCTCACTTCCTCACATTAGATGAAACAAAATAGCAGAGCATCAACTTATAACAGGGAGGATCAGAGCTTGTGGTCACATGGGGTTATACATCTGTAACTACTGGAAAAGTCAAATGTTTAAAGCAGTCATTATTTCACAGTTCTGTCCTCCAGAATGAAACTGCAATATAACATAACAACAGCATTTCATAGTAAGTGAGGGTGGATTTTTTGGGACTTCAATGTCTAACAAATGAACCTTTGAAAAATCAGACTCCCACTTATTTAGCCCACACCTGTTCATCTTTATGGCAGTTTAAATCACTGCAGCATTTTGGATTCCTCAGACGGCACACTTGCAGAACCTACTAGACAAACTCTTAACCCCCATGAAGGTCTCTTTTGTACTTGAACTGAAACATGCACCTGCTAACTTCTCTTTACGGTGGGAATGAAGTTGAAGAACAAACAGGTCATGTTCTTTATAAACAGCCTTGAGGTTCTGTAACAGGTTTGTCAAGTGTGGTCGTCTGAAGAACTCCAGTCTGAAGACTGACTAACTGGTAGCTCCCCTCAATCCAGTTTAgataaacacacagagacactcACCTTGTGAGAGAAAGAGGTGAGTGACATCAGCGAGGTGAGCAGATGGGAGCGTTCTGCCTCCTGCATGTCCGGCTGCCCTCCAAAAGGGTGTCTAACCCCTTCAGGAGACAACAAGAGTCAGTCCAGAGAGCACAGCAGAGGAGAAGTGCAGCAGTGATCCATCAGAAGAACACACAGATGGAGGGAAAGAACCTCACGTGTCTTATGAATGTTTGGACACACCTACTCATcacttgttttttcattttgggctTTTCCTTGCTTAAACAATTCAAATTTAACTTTCCTTCTAGAATGTGAAAATTATATTCAAGCATCTTCAAAGTCACGCTGTGTCTAGATCATAGGTCTGCACACAATCACTGCTCAATCTTTCACGTCTGCTTCATGAAACACATCCTGAGATGATTTACTGAGAGACAGCTTGTGCGGCTGCTAATCCTTATAGGCCTACTAGAGTCCACACATGAAAGAAATGTCTTGAAAATATAAAGTGTACATATCACTTTCTTAACAATGAAATAGTTTCAAGAGTTTTAGCATTAGCCTTTCGATTAAAGGTTTTTTAATAGCatgagaaacaaaaatgtgtccAAAGATTTGATGTGTGGTCTGTTTCTGTGAAATGTCAGTGTGATTTATAGCATTGAGAAAAGGATCatattaaaaaagataaagaaatagAACATAGATTTccaatgaatttaaaatatccATTCCAACACTGATTTTAAGACTGTAATAAATCCAACCAGATTTTTCCTCTTAATCTAGCGTTCCATTATAATAACCAAGAGAACAAACCCATCACTGTAATGAAGTTAATTTATTTCATGTGAATCTGAACTTTGATTCAAAAGATCAAACATTAGAATCATCAGAAGCCGCTTCTGGGAGACAGGCCGGTCAGACTATATTCAGTACATCCTTGGACTTGGTTTGATCAGGTTTAATTTCAGCCCTCCACACAACTTCACTCCACTTTAATTAGAAAAATATATGCCAAACTTTTTTGATGGAAGactatatattataaacatgatGTAGATGTGCAATAATCTAGTATTAGAAACGTTTAATTCAAATCATCAACATTCATCAGTCATGACTGTTCTCGTGTCAATGATTATGAAATATATCTGTGCTCATGTAAATAGTAAAAATACATACGTTCTTCATATGGCTGTccattttttcttcttcagagaTGTGcagttcattacattttacgtTTGAATAGACAATAAAAAGAGAGGTCATTTGATcttaactttattttgtttttgttttgttttcaaaactaAGTCAAAAGCTGTTAACTTGTCAATTTACATCCACAAA
Coding sequences within:
- the mrps10 gene encoding probable 28S ribosomal protein S10, mitochondrial — translated: MAASMAKAGAVRVLSSIIHGLSLSVAVRHPSRCSVNVCPAAFIHTGPVSASSLSSAVTVTDEADTLYQKLSVLVKGHDRSVLDSYEFFASLAAQELGLALQKVFEPPKHIDKLTLLKSVHIFKKHRVQYEMRTHYRCIEISRITGSTARVYLEYIERNLPEGVSIEITKTAIEKIPEHIQKPLWEDNKLEPSSP